Proteins from a single region of Psychrobacter cryohalolentis K5:
- the zorA gene encoding anti-phage ZorAB system protein ZorA, with protein sequence MDWLKVAQFSQGYYVFPAIIFIFIAYISLRFFLNYLSPAKELNNKISQLADELDKLNDNSNLDKDPLDVKFDGNPSLKQAWTSYKKTFHDTYETVDGEAKVAYSRATVPSEVFFTESIVVDIPLKVDFYKHLPGIITGVGIIVTFLGLLIGLLAFDPAGNPDKVQDSLALLLTGVAEAFMASGLAIAAAMVITWREKSWLRQCYAQLQRLNTAIDNAFTADESGEEYLAKLLKSSQANEVNARQLKDSLVNDLKTMMTNLVEENKRNQAAFASQLSDSYAQTSQSMATQIGDSIKDSLQDPLDKIASSVQQVSGDQGSAVQDLMTDVLTAFMSKLETTFGGQMTGMSEMMTQSVTAMREMQLGFSQLITDMQTNSEVSTKTLETQMAKMMEDIHLKQNEMSIQMNEMVENLSAGSAKIGDQGLYAVEQLNSKVSELVSGLGNSMSGLLSNVAEQRIEQDRQISDNQQKLHEQSSVLIDSLGSEIKELITHSKEAVQTHKENIQKLSQVTTDSITGMNSGAERMGLAAEQFTTAGSSLSTVTGKTSELIAQVNTTSTNMTSASSNLIELIRDYKNSKNSVNLAIETLETLIQQSKSEAGMTSQMLDDMQNMTTALSQVKKEMQEYLAEVSDVLVKSFDSFGTSVESSLNQSLVSFDNTLDQAVKRLATGVEGLGNVVEDLEDLTQRTRR encoded by the coding sequence ATGGATTGGCTAAAAGTAGCGCAGTTTTCGCAAGGCTATTATGTTTTTCCTGCAATAATTTTCATCTTTATTGCTTACATCAGTTTGCGGTTTTTCTTAAACTATTTAAGTCCTGCTAAGGAACTAAACAATAAAATATCACAACTAGCTGATGAATTAGACAAGCTTAATGACAACTCTAATCTTGATAAAGACCCATTAGATGTAAAGTTTGATGGCAACCCTTCTTTGAAGCAAGCTTGGACAAGTTATAAAAAAACCTTCCATGATACTTATGAAACAGTGGATGGCGAAGCTAAGGTAGCTTATTCACGGGCAACTGTACCAAGTGAGGTGTTTTTTACGGAATCCATTGTTGTCGATATACCGTTGAAAGTAGATTTTTATAAGCATCTACCAGGCATTATTACTGGTGTCGGTATTATCGTGACATTTCTTGGTTTGCTAATTGGGTTATTAGCGTTTGACCCTGCTGGCAATCCTGATAAAGTCCAAGACAGTTTGGCATTATTGCTAACAGGTGTCGCAGAAGCGTTTATGGCCTCTGGCTTAGCTATCGCAGCTGCCATGGTTATTACTTGGCGTGAAAAATCATGGCTTAGACAGTGCTACGCACAATTACAACGGTTGAATACAGCCATTGATAACGCCTTTACTGCTGATGAAAGTGGTGAGGAGTATCTAGCCAAGTTACTCAAGTCATCCCAAGCCAATGAAGTCAATGCCAGGCAACTTAAAGATAGTCTGGTTAATGATTTAAAAACCATGATGACTAACTTGGTCGAAGAGAATAAAAGAAATCAAGCTGCTTTTGCTTCACAGCTAAGTGACTCTTATGCGCAAACAAGCCAGTCTATGGCAACCCAAATTGGCGATTCGATTAAAGATAGCCTTCAAGATCCTTTAGATAAAATTGCATCGAGCGTGCAGCAAGTCAGCGGTGACCAAGGTTCGGCTGTGCAAGACCTTATGACTGATGTGTTAACTGCTTTTATGAGTAAGCTAGAAACGACATTTGGCGGTCAAATGACAGGTATGAGCGAGATGATGACACAATCTGTCACTGCTATGCGTGAGATGCAGTTAGGTTTTTCTCAATTGATTACTGATATGCAAACTAACAGTGAAGTCTCAACTAAAACGTTAGAGACCCAAATGGCTAAAATGATGGAAGATATTCATCTAAAGCAGAATGAGATGTCTATCCAAATGAACGAAATGGTAGAGAATCTATCTGCGGGTTCGGCTAAGATTGGTGATCAAGGGTTATATGCTGTTGAGCAGTTAAATAGTAAGGTTTCAGAGCTTGTCTCAGGTCTAGGTAACTCAATGTCAGGTTTACTGTCAAATGTTGCAGAGCAACGTATCGAGCAGGATCGCCAAATATCAGATAATCAACAGAAATTGCACGAGCAGTCGTCTGTATTGATTGATAGCTTAGGCAGTGAAATTAAAGAGCTTATTACGCATAGCAAAGAAGCAGTTCAAACTCATAAAGAAAACATCCAAAAACTGTCTCAAGTAACCACCGATAGTATCACTGGTATGAATAGTGGTGCAGAAAGAATGGGCTTGGCTGCTGAGCAGTTTACTACGGCTGGTAGTTCGCTAAGCACAGTGACTGGTAAAACATCAGAGCTTATTGCACAGGTTAATACGACTTCAACCAACATGACCAGTGCAAGCAGTAATCTTATTGAGTTGATAAGAGATTATAAGAACTCTAAAAATAGCGTTAATCTTGCCATTGAAACACTAGAAACTCTCATTCAACAGTCAAAATCTGAAGCTGGTATGACTAGTCAAATGCTTGATGATATGCAGAATATGACGACAGCTTTAAGCCAAGTTAAGAAGGAAATGCAAGAATATTTGGCAGAAGTTAGTGATGTTCTAGTGAAGAGCTTTGATAGCTTTGGTACTTCCGTTGAAAGTAGTTTAAATCAATCGTTAGTGTCTTTTGACAACACACTTGATCAAGCTGTCAAACGTCTCGCAACTGGTGTTGAAGGCTTAGGTAATGTGGTTGAAGACCTTGAAGATCTTACCCAAAGAACTAGACGCTAA
- a CDS encoding DUF262 domain-containing protein, protein MTMNNSSVKVSSLPIKKLLTNGDQYVIPMYQRNYAWGTVEIETLIKDIIDAYNRDPNLTYYLGTLVVFEKSNTSQALFEVIDGQQRLTTLTLLAIYLHHNHHQYCHSYLEQFNQTNLYFESRPHSDYTLSLLYNRESARFAQDASMNQSIIDGYDILTKTMTYLFNGNNEVTSINEFCTFLFNKVEIARVPVPQETDLNHYFEVMNNRGEQLEKHEIIKARLLSAISSDTSADTKQIQHCKSLLDLIWNTCSRMNKYVQYGFTTDLRKKIFSSDWAHFEPKYFSDLLDFYIQDCNEQAAKKSKDNSKTASEKVEAQNIISLNDILFNDTVDIPTNPAKKNKGDEDDETYYSLIDFPNFLLQVLRVHVTQNLTDNPQNDIVSLDDKQLLIEFDNHLIGSKVTNKVAKIEQFLYTLLKSKFLFDQYIIKRNTESKKGYWTLEQLNNEASGPSYKQNMPKDSTGPDLNASLVTLQSAFHVSAPTLNSKYWLNACLQYLYLTFDKREQGIDGKAFLSYLDGLAKAYMLRRYIAQSDRTKPNNIVNDYFQEFSRHINDNSEMTLSSQSLSPRTIEFEKLSQQLRYPHVNVFVFNYLDYLIWLSGNVESGDKKKFRPSTQGSIEHFLPQTPIHKDEKIDDRIDIHRFGNLCLINRSLNSRVSNHQPLAKKEHYDESFKSHIDSLKLYKMIKVFNPKDNQYQWGYDQIIEHENEMLRLFEGALNLKIEGR, encoded by the coding sequence ATGACAATGAATAACTCAAGTGTGAAAGTAAGTTCTTTACCTATCAAAAAACTGCTGACCAATGGCGATCAGTATGTCATTCCGATGTATCAGCGTAACTATGCGTGGGGCACTGTTGAAATTGAAACATTAATCAAAGATATTATTGACGCTTATAATCGTGACCCAAACTTAACCTACTATTTAGGTACTTTAGTTGTCTTTGAAAAATCCAATACCAGTCAGGCTTTGTTTGAAGTGATAGATGGTCAGCAACGCTTAACTACCCTAACCCTACTGGCAATATATTTACATCACAATCATCATCAGTATTGTCACTCTTATTTAGAACAATTCAACCAGACAAACTTATATTTTGAAAGTCGCCCACATTCAGATTACACCTTATCTTTGCTTTATAACCGTGAGTCAGCACGCTTTGCCCAAGATGCCTCTATGAATCAGTCTATTATCGATGGTTATGATATCTTAACCAAAACGATGACGTATCTTTTTAATGGAAATAATGAAGTCACATCCATCAATGAATTTTGTACCTTTTTATTCAATAAGGTAGAGATAGCTAGGGTTCCTGTTCCTCAGGAGACAGACCTTAATCACTACTTTGAAGTAATGAACAATCGAGGTGAGCAATTAGAAAAACACGAAATCATTAAGGCCAGACTGCTATCAGCAATTAGCAGTGACACTTCTGCCGACACAAAGCAAATACAACATTGCAAAAGCCTGTTAGATTTGATTTGGAATACTTGCAGTCGTATGAATAAGTACGTGCAATATGGCTTTACAACTGATCTACGTAAAAAGATTTTCTCATCAGACTGGGCACATTTTGAGCCAAAATATTTTTCTGATTTGCTTGATTTTTATATTCAAGATTGCAACGAGCAAGCTGCCAAAAAGAGTAAAGATAACTCTAAAACAGCCTCAGAAAAAGTAGAGGCTCAAAATATCATTAGCTTAAATGACATTTTATTTAATGATACTGTTGATATACCCACTAATCCAGCCAAAAAGAATAAGGGCGATGAGGATGATGAAACCTATTATAGTTTGATAGATTTTCCCAATTTTTTATTGCAGGTTTTAAGAGTACACGTGACTCAAAATCTGACTGACAACCCTCAAAATGACATCGTATCGCTTGATGATAAGCAGTTATTGATTGAATTTGATAATCATTTGATTGGTTCTAAGGTGACCAATAAGGTAGCTAAAATAGAGCAGTTCCTTTACACCTTATTGAAATCAAAGTTTTTATTTGATCAATATATTATCAAGCGTAATACAGAGTCTAAGAAAGGCTATTGGACCCTTGAGCAGCTAAACAATGAGGCGTCAGGTCCTTCTTATAAACAAAATATGCCAAAAGACTCAACTGGACCAGACTTAAATGCCAGTTTGGTTACTCTGCAAAGCGCCTTTCATGTGTCTGCACCTACTCTTAATTCTAAATACTGGTTAAATGCCTGCTTGCAGTATCTCTATTTGACGTTTGATAAGCGTGAACAAGGTATCGATGGCAAAGCATTTCTGAGCTATCTTGATGGGCTGGCTAAAGCATATATGCTTAGAAGGTATATCGCTCAATCTGATCGAACCAAGCCTAATAATATCGTCAATGATTACTTTCAAGAGTTTAGTCGCCATATAAATGATAATAGTGAGATGACATTGTCCAGTCAGTCGTTATCACCTCGAACGATTGAATTTGAGAAACTGTCACAACAACTAAGATACCCTCATGTCAATGTCTTTGTATTCAACTACTTAGATTACTTGATTTGGTTGAGTGGTAATGTTGAATCAGGGGATAAAAAGAAGTTTAGACCCTCTACACAAGGCTCTATTGAACACTTCTTACCTCAGACCCCCATACATAAAGATGAAAAAATTGACGATAGAATCGACATTCATCGTTTTGGTAATCTGTGCCTCATCAACAGAAGTCTTAACTCTCGCGTTAGTAATCACCAGCCCTTAGCTAAAAAAGAACACTATGATGAGTCGTTTAAAAGTCATATCGACTCACTTAAGCTATACAAAATGATTAAAGTCTTCAATCCAAAAGACAATCAATATCAATGGGGTTATGATCAAATCATTGAACATGAAAACGAGATGCTAAGACTTTTTGAAGGTGCTTTGAATCTCAAGATAGAAGGACGCTGA
- a CDS encoding DUF262 domain-containing protein: MSNSQELHQKIISVKDFLSVPSLTIPEYQRPYKWTAENVVSLFDDIRMHSDKPAYRLGTVVLHNNTEKGVLDIVDGQQRTLTLMLALLAINTYCNNNKASDDAKSIDRVLGNLPQKVQAFINKPQFKDDFSLYNLYENYKVISNIINRGDFTLKHIEFLLTRCDVVIFVLDKESEAFQFFDSQNSRGKDLFPHDLLKAFHLREFKTDDNALRKKTVDYWENLDDDRLAKLFSNHLYRIRRWSRGQSAQTFTKDDVAEFKGITLEAKTLPPYTRRLAITHHYIDDYNNSVHCKIAGKPTAYPFSIDQTIINGRRFFEMVAHYDALITKYKAINNDQTSDSKQIVTLFDHALNNRASKIINTLDSYNDYQRRRKGDKLTRNVFDNALIYYIDKFGTEELSQAVELLFAWAYNVRLTNYGVGLSTIDNHASKNTGMFMRINEAILPKNVVITSIPSLKISELANNHKPNNDTNKSDSDIYTLFNCLNYIDTSGE, translated from the coding sequence ATGAGCAACTCACAAGAATTACATCAAAAAATTATATCTGTGAAAGACTTCCTTAGCGTACCGTCACTGACGATACCTGAATACCAACGCCCCTATAAATGGACGGCTGAAAATGTCGTTAGCTTATTTGATGACATTAGAATGCACAGCGATAAACCGGCCTACCGTTTAGGTACGGTGGTATTGCACAATAATACCGAAAAAGGCGTCTTAGATATTGTCGATGGTCAACAGCGCACCCTTACCCTAATGTTGGCTTTACTAGCCATCAATACCTATTGTAACAATAATAAAGCGTCAGATGACGCCAAAAGCATTGATAGGGTATTGGGGAATCTGCCTCAAAAAGTTCAAGCTTTTATTAACAAACCTCAATTTAAAGATGACTTCTCGCTCTATAACTTATATGAAAACTATAAGGTTATCTCTAATATCATTAATAGAGGCGACTTTACCCTTAAGCATATTGAGTTTTTATTAACGCGATGCGACGTGGTGATATTTGTATTAGATAAAGAGTCTGAAGCGTTTCAATTTTTTGACTCTCAAAATTCACGAGGTAAAGACTTATTCCCACATGACTTGCTAAAAGCATTTCATTTACGTGAGTTTAAAACTGACGATAATGCATTAAGGAAGAAGACTGTCGACTATTGGGAGAATCTCGATGATGACAGACTGGCCAAATTATTCTCAAATCATTTATATCGTATTAGACGCTGGTCACGAGGTCAGTCAGCGCAGACATTTACCAAAGATGATGTCGCAGAATTCAAAGGCATTACTCTAGAGGCCAAGACACTTCCGCCCTATACCAGACGCTTAGCCATCACTCACCACTATATTGATGACTATAACAACAGCGTTCATTGCAAAATCGCAGGCAAGCCCACTGCTTATCCCTTTTCAATTGACCAAACCATCATTAACGGAAGACGGTTTTTTGAAATGGTGGCACATTACGATGCTCTGATAACCAAGTACAAGGCCATTAATAATGATCAAACGTCTGATTCTAAGCAAATCGTTACCCTGTTTGATCACGCCTTAAACAACCGCGCCTCCAAAATAATAAATACCTTAGATTCTTATAATGACTATCAACGAAGGCGTAAAGGCGACAAGCTGACCCGTAACGTCTTTGATAATGCGTTAATTTATTATATTGATAAATTTGGCACAGAAGAGCTGTCACAGGCGGTGGAGCTACTATTTGCGTGGGCTTATAACGTTCGATTAACAAACTATGGTGTCGGCCTGAGTACAATCGATAATCACGCATCAAAGAATACAGGTATGTTCATGCGTATCAACGAGGCGATATTACCAAAGAACGTGGTCATTACTTCTATACCGTCTCTTAAAATCAGTGAATTAGCAAATAACCATAAACCTAACAATGACACCAATAAAAGTGATAGCGATATTTACACGTTATTTAATTGTCTCAACTACATAGATACGTCAGGAGAATAA
- a CDS encoding type I restriction-modification system subunit M, whose translation MALKKTEIYSTLWASCNELRGGMDASQYKDYVLTMLFMKYVSDKYKDDAFGDIVVPEGGSFDDMVALKGDKEIGEKVDKIIAKLAEANGLRGVIDVADFNDEEKLGTGKEHVDRLSKLIGIFEGLDLSGNRADGDDLLGDAYEYLMRHFATESGKSKGQFYTPSEVSRILAKIIGVDDNTPLDATVYDPACGSGSLLLKVSDEAPRGLTIYGQEMDFATTALAKMNMILHGATGADIYKGNTLSSPHFVEGNQLKTFDFIVANPPFSNKNWTSGLNPESDEFDRFTWGIPPEKNGDYAFLLHIIKSLKSTGVGAVILPHGVLFRGNAEAHIRQNLIKQGYIKGIIGLPANLFYGTGIPACVIVIDKNTAQSRAKGDAGLFMVDASRGYMKDGNKNRLRSQDIHKIVDVFNSQLNLTGYSRMVELDEIIDNDYNLNIPRYIDASIDEDQHDLTAHLKGGIPVADIDSLESYWQVLPNLRKTLFSELKHSGNGYCECLVASTEIKAAVLAHPEFITFAEQSLTPFNDWWQATQLSEITKGDRPKALIHKISEDLLQRYEIAPLLDKYDIYQILMDYWSESLQDDVYAISQDGWQVGAQLRKLVVAKGEKLKEEPDLIINKVKYKAELIPPALIIDRYYSDEQAHIDALQAELDTISSTIADYVEEHGDEEGLLADAANEKGSFNKSSVNARLKLATDSDEIEALKQLLAYFELEANAKKVLKEAQETLDLAVFKHYPTLDEAAIKTLLIEDKWHATLQGRIEDEIERITAQLANRIKELDERYAEPLSQIVDEVEMLGQKVQAHLQAMGVA comes from the coding sequence ATGGCACTTAAGAAAACCGAGATTTATTCTACCCTTTGGGCAAGCTGTAACGAGTTACGCGGCGGCATGGATGCGAGTCAATACAAGGACTATGTATTGACCATGTTATTTATGAAGTATGTGTCTGATAAATACAAAGACGACGCTTTTGGCGATATCGTAGTGCCGGAAGGTGGTAGCTTCGATGATATGGTCGCGCTGAAGGGTGATAAAGAGATTGGCGAAAAAGTCGACAAGATTATCGCTAAGCTGGCTGAAGCCAACGGTTTGCGCGGTGTCATTGATGTTGCTGACTTTAACGATGAAGAAAAACTCGGTACAGGCAAAGAGCATGTCGATCGCTTATCGAAGCTGATTGGTATTTTTGAAGGATTGGATTTATCAGGCAACCGTGCTGATGGTGATGACCTACTAGGCGATGCTTACGAATACCTCATGCGTCACTTCGCTACTGAATCTGGTAAATCTAAGGGGCAGTTTTATACGCCATCGGAAGTATCACGTATTTTGGCGAAGATTATTGGTGTTGACGACAATACACCACTAGACGCGACTGTATACGACCCAGCCTGCGGTTCAGGCTCTCTACTGCTTAAAGTTAGCGATGAAGCGCCACGTGGCTTGACTATCTATGGTCAAGAGATGGACTTCGCGACTACCGCATTGGCAAAGATGAATATGATATTGCATGGAGCAACAGGTGCTGACATCTATAAAGGCAACACCCTATCCTCTCCGCACTTTGTAGAAGGCAATCAGCTCAAGACTTTCGATTTTATCGTAGCAAACCCGCCGTTTAGTAATAAGAACTGGACCAGTGGTTTAAACCCAGAGTCGGATGAGTTTGACCGCTTTACTTGGGGTATTCCGCCCGAGAAGAACGGTGATTATGCTTTTCTATTACATATTATCAAAAGCTTAAAAAGCACGGGTGTTGGCGCAGTCATTTTGCCACATGGTGTGCTGTTCCGAGGCAATGCCGAAGCGCATATTCGCCAGAACTTAATCAAGCAAGGCTATATCAAAGGTATCATAGGCTTGCCAGCTAACCTGTTCTACGGTACGGGCATCCCTGCTTGTGTCATCGTGATTGATAAAAACACCGCACAGAGCCGAGCCAAAGGTGACGCGGGTCTGTTTATGGTCGATGCTAGCCGGGGCTATATGAAAGACGGTAATAAAAACCGTCTACGTAGCCAAGATATTCACAAAATCGTCGATGTCTTTAACTCTCAACTGAATCTGACAGGCTATAGCCGAATGGTTGAGTTGGATGAGATCATCGATAACGACTATAACTTAAACATTCCACGCTATATCGATGCCAGTATTGATGAAGATCAGCACGATCTAACCGCGCATTTAAAAGGCGGTATTCCTGTTGCCGATATCGACTCTCTAGAGTCTTATTGGCAGGTATTACCTAACTTACGCAAAACGCTATTCTCCGAGCTTAAGCATAGTGGAAACGGTTACTGTGAGTGTCTCGTGGCATCGACTGAGATCAAGGCGGCGGTATTGGCTCATCCTGAGTTCATTACCTTTGCTGAGCAAAGCCTAACGCCATTCAATGACTGGTGGCAAGCTACTCAGTTAAGTGAAATCACCAAAGGCGATAGGCCTAAAGCCCTTATCCACAAAATCAGTGAAGACCTGCTACAACGCTACGAAATAGCGCCGCTGCTAGATAAGTATGATATTTATCAAATCTTGATGGACTACTGGAGTGAAAGCTTGCAGGACGATGTCTATGCCATTAGTCAAGATGGCTGGCAAGTCGGAGCCCAGCTACGCAAGTTGGTCGTGGCTAAAGGTGAAAAGCTTAAGGAAGAGCCTGACCTGATTATTAATAAGGTGAAATATAAAGCGGAGCTTATCCCGCCTGCGCTTATCATCGACCGCTACTATAGCGATGAGCAAGCCCATATCGATGCACTACAGGCTGAGCTAGACACCATCTCAAGTACCATAGCTGACTACGTTGAGGAGCATGGAGATGAGGAAGGCTTACTAGCCGATGCCGCTAATGAAAAAGGCAGCTTTAATAAGTCTAGCGTCAACGCGCGTCTAAAGCTCGCCACCGATAGCGATGAAATCGAGGCACTCAAGCAACTGCTCGCTTACTTCGAGTTAGAAGCCAATGCGAAAAAGGTATTAAAAGAAGCGCAAGAAACATTGGATCTGGCGGTATTTAAACACTACCCGACTTTGGATGAAGCGGCTATCAAAACGCTATTGATCGAGGATAAATGGCACGCCACTCTACAAGGGCGTATCGAAGATGAGATTGAGCGTATCACTGCCCAGCTTGCTAACCGTATTAAAGAACTGGATGAGCGTTATGCTGAGCCTTTATCGCAAATCGTAGATGAGGTGGAGATGTTAGGTCAAAAAGTGCAAGCGCATCTGCAAGCGATGGGAGTGGCGTAA
- the zorB1 gene encoding type I Zorya anti-phage system protein ZorB1, giving the protein MIGNRYAKKTRSKDEGEKPFWISFADLMTALMTLFLVVMAVSLMVVTKKINEATQAEKERSSEILDICTGIKDDPTLKNQLITVDCKENRINFGEAGRFGHNDYRLNAEGIKALSALVPVVLEAANSENGKKWFKQIVIEGFTDTDGSYLYNLNLSLRRSEWVMCSLLDPTFNQELTLTDAQKNQIKQLFLAGGVSFNSAKDSKEASRRVELRMQFYGLKEKDSAEAQPIFVSAPIETCQLAR; this is encoded by the coding sequence ATGATTGGTAATAGGTACGCTAAAAAAACTCGTTCGAAGGATGAGGGTGAGAAGCCTTTTTGGATCTCATTTGCTGACTTAATGACAGCACTAATGACGCTCTTTTTAGTAGTGATGGCAGTATCTTTAATGGTCGTCACTAAAAAAATCAACGAAGCAACGCAAGCTGAAAAAGAACGTAGTTCAGAGATCTTGGATATTTGTACTGGTATTAAAGACGACCCTACTTTAAAGAATCAGCTCATTACCGTAGATTGTAAAGAGAACCGTATTAACTTTGGTGAAGCAGGTCGCTTTGGGCATAACGATTACCGGTTGAATGCAGAGGGTATAAAGGCTTTAAGTGCTTTAGTTCCTGTTGTCTTGGAAGCGGCTAATAGTGAAAACGGCAAAAAATGGTTTAAACAGATTGTGATTGAAGGCTTTACAGATACCGATGGATCATATTTATATAACCTGAATTTAAGCTTGCGTCGTTCGGAGTGGGTGATGTGTAGCTTATTGGATCCCACATTTAATCAAGAGCTCACTTTAACTGACGCGCAAAAAAACCAAATCAAACAGCTGTTTCTAGCTGGAGGTGTATCGTTTAATTCAGCAAAAGACAGTAAAGAAGCTTCGCGCCGTGTAGAACTAAGAATGCAGTTTTATGGCTTAAAAGAAAAAGACAGTGCTGAGGCGCAGCCTATTTTTGTTTCTGCCCCTATTGAAACCTGTCAGCTGGCAAGGTAA
- a CDS encoding restriction endonuclease subunit S: protein MNEVKMPEGYKQTEIGVIPEDWEVKDIGEALTIRHGKDQKQVESTRGQYPIFGTGGQMGWASDFLYDKPSVLIGRKGSINKPRYINVPFWTVDTLFYSQVHNGYDEKFMFYKFCLIDWMNYNEASGVPSLNASTISNVKISVPKKPEQTAIATALSDIDNLIQSLEKLIAKKEAIKTGTMQQILTGKTRLPEFATRDDGSAKELKQTELGQIPEDWEVIEFGKLLKEFRNGYSFSAKDYIKNGTPIITMSQIGLNGSFQYNPNEVKKWDASQFEHLKDFWVKDGDLLIAMTDVTPDKNLIGQMTIAELTHTALLNQRVGLLRLNKDLAQSNYLRYLSSLPLWRTYCKGVASLGVQANIGTKEIKQASVTLPLVEEQTAIATILSDMDAEIQALEGRLEKTKDIKQGMMQQLLTGKVRLV, encoded by the coding sequence ATGAATGAGGTTAAAATGCCTGAGGGTTATAAGCAAACTGAAATTGGGGTTATCCCTGAGGATTGGGAAGTTAAAGATATTGGTGAAGCTTTAACAATCAGACATGGTAAGGATCAGAAACAAGTTGAAAGTACTCGTGGTCAATATCCAATATTTGGTACTGGCGGGCAAATGGGATGGGCAAGCGACTTTCTATATGACAAACCTTCTGTATTGATTGGTAGAAAAGGCTCTATCAATAAACCAAGATATATCAACGTACCCTTTTGGACAGTGGATACTCTTTTCTATTCACAAGTGCATAATGGCTACGATGAAAAATTCATGTTCTATAAGTTTTGTCTGATTGACTGGATGAATTATAACGAAGCTTCAGGCGTACCAAGCTTAAATGCTAGTACTATTAGTAATGTTAAAATATCAGTACCAAAGAAACCTGAACAAACCGCTATCGCCACTGCCCTATCTGATATCGATAATTTAATCCAGTCACTGGAAAAACTGATTGCAAAAAAAGAAGCCATTAAAACCGGCACCATGCAACAGATCCTCACTGGTAAAACTCGCCTGCCTGAGTTTGCCACTCGTGATGATGGCAGTGCTAAGGAACTTAAACAGACTGAATTAGGGCAGATTCCTGAGGATTGGGAGGTAATTGAGTTTGGAAAACTACTAAAAGAGTTCAGAAATGGCTATTCATTTTCTGCTAAAGATTATATAAAAAATGGCACTCCAATTATTACCATGTCACAGATCGGATTAAACGGCTCGTTCCAATACAATCCAAATGAAGTTAAAAAGTGGGATGCGAGCCAGTTTGAGCATCTTAAAGACTTTTGGGTTAAAGATGGTGACTTACTTATAGCAATGACAGATGTAACACCTGATAAAAACCTAATTGGACAAATGACTATTGCAGAATTGACTCATACAGCCTTATTAAATCAGCGTGTTGGCTTATTAAGATTAAATAAAGATTTAGCACAGTCTAACTATCTAAGATATCTTAGCAGCTTACCGTTGTGGAGAACTTATTGTAAAGGAGTAGCATCACTAGGCGTACAAGCGAATATAGGAACAAAAGAAATAAAACAAGCATCAGTTACCTTACCTTTAGTTGAAGAACAAACCGCCATCGCCACTATCCTGTCCGATATGGATGCGGAGATTCAAGCATTGGAAGGAAGACTAGAGAAAACCAAAGACATCAAGCAAGGCATGATGCAGCAGCTGTTGACTGGCAAGGTGCGGTTGGTTTAA